One window of the Melanotaenia boesemani isolate fMelBoe1 chromosome 14, fMelBoe1.pri, whole genome shotgun sequence genome contains the following:
- the rx1 gene encoding retinal homeobox protein Rx1, whose protein sequence is MHLSLDTMSMVDDSCISPSNFHEMGKGGGAAVGGRVHSIDVILGFSKDQDPLLSPAGALGPQKVNRDDLAEHGKQQEPSSPSSYSGHLSSVRTSSSEQQQYHDTCLYGNKSDEELCELRKSVESDEGKSPESCKDDHPKKKHRRNRTTFTTYQLHELERAFEKSHYPDVYSREELAMKVNLPEVRVQVWFQNRRAKWRRQEKMDASTMKLHDSPMLSFNRPAPVHTSMGPMTNSLPLDPWLPSPLSSATPVHSIPGFMGPTQGLQPSYPNHSFLNATPHAHPHTHPHSHSHPAMGQGMQSMAPPPYQCPASYPDKYPLEDVDQRSSSIAALRMKAKEHIQSMDKTWQPM, encoded by the exons ATGCATTTATCACTTGATACCATGAGCATGGTGGACGACAGCTGCATCTCTCCCAGCAACTTCCACGAAATGGGGAAAGGTGGGGGTGCCGCAGTAGGGGGCCGTGTCCACAGCATTGATGTCATccttggtttcagtaaagaccAGGATCCCTTGCTAAGTCCTGCCGGGGCCCTGGGGCCCCAAAAAGTGAACAGGGATGACTTGGCAGAACATGGGAAGCAGCAGGAACCTTCATCACCATCGTCCTACAGCGGACACCTTTCCTCTGTGAGGACCAGCAgctcagagcagcagcagtacCACG ACACTTGCCTGTATGGAAACAAGAGTGATGAGGAGCTGTGTGAGCTGAGGAAGAGCGTAGAGAGTGATGAAGGCAAGTCTCCAGAGTCATGCAAGGATGATCATCCCAAGAAGAAACACAGGCGCAACCGCACCACCTTCACCACCTACCAGCTGCACGAGCTGGAGCGGGCCTTTGAAAAGTCCCACTACCCGGATGTTTACAGTCGAGAAGAGCTGGCCATGAAGGTGAACCTCCCCGAAGTTCGAGTCCAG GTTTGGTTTCAGAATCGCAGAGCTAAATGGCGTCGACAGGAAAAAATGGATGCAAGCACCATGAAGCTCCATGACTCCCCCATGCTTTCTTTTAACCGTCCAGCCCCAGTCCACACCAGCATGGGTCCAATGACCAACTCTCTCCCTCTGGACCCCTGGcttccctctcctctttccAGTGCTACACCTGTCCACAGTATCCCTGGCTTCATGGGTCCAACTCAAGGCCTTCAACCCAGCTATCCTAACCACAGCTTCCTTAATGCTACACCCCATGCCCATCCTCACACTCATCCTCACTCTCACTCTCATCCGGCCATGGGTCAGGGGATGCAGAGTATGGCTCCTCCTCCTTATCAGTGTCCAGCATCGTACCCTGATAAGTACCCTCTGGAGGATGTGGACCAGCGCAGCTCAAGTATTGCAGCTCTAAGAATGAA